The DNA segment AACGATTCAAGACAATACCACAGCACTACCTTCGCTATTTGTGTTGGGATTTAACTGGGGACCATCCTCCAACTTTGATATCTCTTGCGAACTGGAAAAGCAAGACGATTACAAAAGTCTTTTCAAATTAGGTTTTCAATATGAAATAATTGAAACAGTATGGTTAAGAACCGGCGTCTTTGGCAAACCATGGAACTACACATTGGGATTAGGACTTCATATTTTTGATTTTCAACTGGATATAGGAATGACCAACCATAACATCCTTGGCCTTTCATCCTGCATTGGAATTACTTATTTATTGAAACAAAAACCATGAAACAAAAACTCCTCACATTCATTTTGTTACTCTTCATTATTAATTTACATGCCCAAACGCCACGAGATCCAAGCCAGGTGATTGAAGAAATATTGGAATCGATCAGCGAAAAGGACATCAACCTGAACGATCAGTCGCAGCTATTTGATGAGCTCATAGAGCTCTACGAGAGACCTATCAACATCAACACCATGAAAACATCTGATTTGGAGAAACTCATATTTCTCTCAGATCTACAAATTCAGCGCATCAAAGACTATGTGCAAAAGATGGGGCCTGTACACTCAAAATTTCAATTGCAAGCCATTCCTGGCCTCACCAGAACCGACATAGAAAGATTAATGATGTTTGTGAAAATGGAGCCGCAATACACCATACAAACACCTTATAGATATATCAATGGACAGCTCATCCTGCGAAACCAATTCGATGTGGAAAAAGCAAGAGGATACACAATAGACACCACAGCAACTCACTATGAAGGCAACAGACATCACAGCTATGCAAAAATGCAACTTCAGTACGGCGATCACTGGTCAGCCGGGGCTGTATTGGATAAGGATCCGGGAGAAAGCTTATTCCCGATGGATTTTATCTCGGCTTATGCCATGCGTAAAAGCGACCAACTCATAAAGACTCTGATTATTGGCGATTACCATGCAAACTTTGGTCAAGGTCTGGCTTTATGGACCGGCACAAGCATGGGAAAAACAAGCGAAGCACTCGGTGTACGCAAAAGGAGTAACGGCTTCAACAAATACGCCTCATCCAATGAATATGCCTTTTTTAGAGGAGTGGCCACCACCCTCGCCTACAAGAACATGGAACTTTCGTTGTTTGGTTCTCACAAAAACAGAGATGCAGATATAAAAATAAACGAAGACTCCTCCCTACATATTGTTGAATCCATGCCCACAACAGGTTATCATCGTACACCAAACGAAATCAACAAAAAAAACAAACTAGGCCAATCCACCTTTGGCGCAAATTTAGAATACCAATACAAAAAGTTCTCCTTATCCATGGGTGGCTTCTCTCAACGCTATGATGCGGACTCTATTGCTGTAAAGCAACTATATCAACTTACGGCACATGAAAAAACAGAAACTTCACACTATTGGGTAAGCTATCACTACGCCTTTAACAAAGCACTCTCCTTTGGCGAACTAGCCATGGATGACAATGGAGACATAGCCCTTACAAACGGTTTACTACTCCGACCGGTCGATAATGTTTCTCTGGCATTATCATATCGATATTTCTCCAATAAATATTATTCACCATGGACAAATGCTATATCCGAAAACTCCCTTCCTGCCGGAGAATCGGGTTTTTACATGGGCATAAAAGCACTGCCCTTGTCCAAAACACAACTATTGGCCTATGTGGACATATTCAAAACCAATTGCCCAAAATATAATATAGATGGACCTTTCAACGGATATGACGTTTCCTTTCAAGCGGATTATGAATTTAGCCAACACTTTAAACTATACGTACGTTACCGCGAAAAAGAAAAATCAAAAAATAGTACAAGCCAAGACTTACCAGACTACACAACCACAACCAGCAACACGAGAAAAATAAGGTTACACACAGACTTTGAAGTAGATGCCAATTGGACTTTACAAATGCGTATAGAAAAATCTTTTTACAAGGAAACAAATGAGGGTAGCTCAGAAGGCATTCTAGCATATAGTGGTATCAAATACACACAAAACAAGATGTCCTGCTGGCTACGTTACAGCGTATTCGACACAGACAATTACAACACCCGTTTGTATGCCTATGAAAACGACCTGCTTTACAACTTCTACACGCCGGCATTTCAAGGAGAAGGATCCAGGTTTTACGGCATGGTAAGCTATCAGCTGGCCAAGAAGATTAAATTATGGATAAAAGCCGGGCGAACCCGTTACTACGACCGAGATGAAATTGGTTCTGGTCTGCAAACCATACCTGGTCAATCACGCACTAACATCCGCATGCAAATCCAGATAAAGCTTTAAACAAAGCGAGTCACGCACAATTGAACACAACACAGACATTAATTACCCACTTCCGACAAAAATTTCACCCTCACTAAGCGTATATTCTCTTCAGAATACTCATCCTCACCCAGTTCTTCAAGAGCACTAGCTATATCATCAGTTTCAGCATCCTCCTTAAAATAATAGAAGATATCATCCCTACGATCCTCATCCATCACCTGATCGATATAATAATCGATATTCACACGCGTTCCTGAATACACGATGGACTCTATTTCAGAAATTAACTCGTTCATATCCAGACCACGTGATTCAGCAATATCGTCTAAGGGAATCATACGGTCAATACTTTGAATAACGGCGATTTTATTTTTCGACTTATTAGCCACTGATTTTACGACCATATCAATAGGACGCTCAATTTCATTTTCCTCCACATGCTTTTTAATCAGCTCCACAAAATCTTTCCCGAAACGATGCGCTTTACCCGAACCTACCCCCGGAATATTCATCATCTCTTCTAAGGAGATAGGATAATGAATGGCCATTGCTTCTAATGAAGGATCCTGAAAAATAACAAACGGAGGTAAATTTTTCTTTTTAGAGATTTTTTTTCTCAAATCTTTCAGCATACTAAAGAGCTGTGGATCTACGGCAGCAGTTCCTCCTCCACTACTCTCTTCCACATCTTCGGTATCAAAGTCATGCTCTTGGGTGATCATAAATGACCGAGGCTTATTGATAAATTCTTTCCCCTCCTCACTCACCTTTAAGATACCATAATTCTCAATTTCTTTAACCAGGAGGCCAGCTACCAATAGCTGACGCACAACTGCCTTCCAATATTTACCGTCCTTATCCTTTCCTACACCAAACATCTCATGCTCATGATGTTTGTACGACTTAATAGCAGAATTAGCTTCCCCCGTTAGAAAGGCCACCATATATTCAGCTTTAAAGCGCTCTTTCAGCTCAAGAACTGCTCTTAACATGGTTAGCACATTGTCTTTTCCTTCACTTTGCTCTTTGGGGTGACAGCAATTGTCACAAGTATCACAATTCTCTTCGTTATACTTCTCTCCAAAATAGTGAAGTAAGATCTTACGTCGACAAATAGAAGACTCTGCATACGAAACGGTTTCGAATAAAAGCTGCTTACCAATTTCCTGTTCTGCGATGGGTTTGCCTTGCATAAACTTCTCCAGCTTTTGAATATCTTTGTAGCTATAAAAAGTAATACATTTTCCTTCCCCACCATCTCTACCGGCACGACCAGTCTCCTGATAATACCCCTCTAAACTCTTAGGGATATCATAGTGAATCACCAATCTCACATCCGGTTTATCTATACCCATACCAAAAGCAATGGTAGCCACAATCACATCCGTTTCTTCCATCAGAAAAGCATCCTGATTACCGGCACGCTTAGTAGCATCCATACCCGCATGATAAGCCCTGGCCTTAATGCCATTAACTACCAACGTTTCGGCCAGTTCTTCCACTTTCTTACGGCTTAAACAATATATGATGGCAGACTTACCTACGTTCTCTTTTAATATTTTTATAATTTGCTTTGTAGCGTGTTTTTTAGAGCGAACCTCATAATAAAGATTAGGACGATTAAATGATGATTTAAACACCATAGAACCCACCATTCCCAAACTTTTTTGGATATCACTTTGCACTTTGGGAGTAGCAGTAGCTGTTAATGCAATTAAAGGCTTACTTCCAATCTCTTCAATGATAGGTCTTATTCTACGGTACTCAGGTCTAAAGTCATGTCCCCATTCCGAAATACAGTGCGCCTCATCAACCGCATAAAACGAAATTTCCACCTGTTTCAGAAACTCAATATTTTCGTCTTTAGTAAGCGACTCAGGTGCCACGTAAAGCAGTTTGGTTTTCCCGGACATCATATCCTCTTTTACCTTGGTAACAGCTGCCTTGGTAAGAGAAGAATTAAGAAAATGCGCAATACCATCATCCTCACTAATATTTCGGATAGCATCTACCTGATTCTTCATTAAAGCAATTAGGGGAGAAATAATTATTGCCGTACCGGGTAATATTAAAGCAGGAAGTTGATAACACAACGATTTACCTCCTCCTGTTGGCATTAAAACAAACGTATCATTCCCTTTTAGAACATTCTCTATAACCTCTTCCTGGTTTCCTTTAAAGGTATCAAAACCAAAATGCTTCTTTAAATGGACGCCAAGATCGACCTTTTTTCCCATAACAAAATTTCATTATCCTCTCAATACCGCTAAACGAAATAGCGCTAAAAAAGTTTCTTATTCCAAACAAACACTTTAAACAAAAATACTTTTTCTTGGAGAAACTTTGTCCTTTTATTGAAAAAAATATGATTAACAAAAGTATGATTTCAATAAACCGAGTACACTAAGCATTGATTATCAGGGTTATTTAAAAATATCGACTCTAAAAAAAGTCTTCATTTCTATTTATTGTCATTATGAAATTACTGTGTTATCTTCGCAAACATTAAGTAATAATAATGTTTACATTATAAAAAACTGTTTATTTCAATCCCAATGGCAGAATCAGGAAATGAAGAAATGACTTTTTTGCAACACTTGGAGGAGCTAAGATGGCATCTGGTTAGGTCCTTTGCATCTATTGTAGTGGTGGCGATACTGGCATTTCTCTATAAGGATATATTGTTTGATGTGATCATATTCGGTCCCAGCAATCCGGGCTTCTTCACCAATCACCTATTGGCACAGATAGCCGACAAATTCAATATGCCTGCACTGAGAATCAATCAGGAAACCATTAAGTTTCAGAATATTTTAATGGCAGGACAATTTACCATGCACCTAAAAGTATCCTTTATAGCAGGTATCGTTGTTGCCTTCCCTTATATATTTTGGGAATTTTGGCGTTTTATAAAACCCGCTTTGTATCAACAAGAAATCAAACACTCCAGGGGTGCCATTTTTTTTGCTTCCATTCTATTTTCCGTTGGCATACTATTCGCCTATTATATTATATGTCCCCTATCGGTTCATTTTTTGGCCACTTACCATGTGAGCGATAAGGTAGAAAACATACTGAACCTCGGCTCATACATTTCTACCATAACCTCAATTGTACTAGCGGGCGGACTCATATTTGAATTACCTATATTAATATATTTCTTGGCTAAAATCGGCATAGTATCTGCTGAAACATTAAAAAAATACAGACGTCACTCTATTGTTGTGAGTCTTTTGCTAGCAGCCATTATAACTCCTCCTGATATGATTAGTCAGGTATTGGTATGCGTACCTTTGATATTTTTATACGAAGGCGGCATATTAATTGCTAAGAATGTTGAACGCAAAAGAACGAAAGAAGAAGCTGAGCGAAGTTAAGAACTTAAAAATACAATGATGGCAGAAGAAAATTTGGTATTACATACCGACAAGCTGGTAAAAAGATATAAAAACAGAACCGTTGTTAAAGGTGTTTCTGTACGAGTAGAGCAAGGCGAAATTGTTGGATTATTAGGTCCTAACGGAGCAGGCAAGACCACCACCTTTTATATGACTGTTGGTCTGGTAACGCCCAACGAAGGTGACATATACCTGAACGACACAGTAATCACCAAGGAACCCGTTTACAAGAGGGCACAACGTGGCATCGGCTATTTGGCACAGGAAGCATCGGTATTTCGAAAGATGAGCATTGAAGACAACATCAAAGCAGTACTGGAGATGACCAAATTTTCGAAACAATACCAAAAAGAACGATTAGAAGAATTATTAAACGAATTTGGTCTTGGACACATTCGCAAGAGTCTGGGCATTCAATTATCGGGTGGTGAGAGGCGTCGGTGTGAGATCGCTCGAGCACTGGCCATCAACCCCAAGTTTATTTTGCTAGATGAACCATTTGCGGGCGTTGACCCTATCGCAGTTCAAGACATCCAGGAAATTGTTGCCAAGCTAAAATACAAAAACATTGGCATTTTAATCACCGATCACAATGTACATGAAACACTTTCGATCACAGATAGAGCCTACTTACTTTTTGAAGGCAATATATTAAAGGCTGGAACTGCCGAAGAATTAGCAGAAGATCCGGAGGTTCGCAGGCTATATCTGGGCAACGACTTTGAGTTAAAGCGCAGAACATTCAATGTAGGCAATTGATTTTTAGACAAAAGGAAATTATTTTTATTTTTTTCATGTTTTTATTTGCAAATTAGATTAAAAACGACTTATCTTTGCATCGCAAAAAAATAACGCGGATGTGGCGTAATTGGTAGCCGCGCTAGACTTAGGATCTAGTGCCGAGAGGCGTGGGGGTTCGAGTCCCTTCATCCGCACCAATTCAGAAAATACAGAAACCGTCTCACTTACGATGTAAATCGGTAGTAAGACGGTTTTTTTAAATTAAGAAAATTGATAACGACCTAACATTAGGTCAAACAGTAATCATACAAAAAGTTCACTAATAATAGTTTAGCTGATGAACATCTCAAAAGAAAACATTGATGATTTAAATGCAGTACTAAAGCTTACTGTAGAGAAAGACGATTACGAGAGCCGCGTTGACGAGGTACTAAAAGATTATCGTAAAAAAGCCAACATGCCTGGTTTCCGCCCTGGAAAAGTTCCTTTTGGCATGATTAAAAAGATGTACGGTAAACATGTGTTGGCCGAACAAGTGAACAAAATTGTTTCTGACGAAATTTCAAAATATCTATTTGAGAGCAAATTGAATATTTTGGGAGAACCACTTCCTAGTGAAACACAGGAAACCATTGATTTTGAAACACAAGAAAACTTTCAATTTAACTTTGATGTGGCCATCGCACCAGCATTCGAAATTAAATTATCCAAAAGAGAAAAGCTTCCATACTATACCATCGAGGTTACAGATGAGATGCTTGATCAGCAAGTAAAACAAGCGACCAGTCGTTTTGGCACATCCGAAAGTGCTGAAGAGGCCACTGAAGAGTCTATGATCAAGGGCGATTTAGTACAGTTAGATCAGGAAGCCAAGGTTTTAGAAGGTGGTATCACTGCAGAAGACACGGTGATTTCAGCTGTCTCCATAAAAGACGAAGAAACAAAAGCCAAATTAATTGGAGCCAAGGCAGGTGAAGTAATTATTATTTCGCCTAAAAAAGCCTTCGAAGATGCATCGCAAATTTCATATATGTTAAAGGTCTCTGCTGAAGAAGCCGAACAAATAGATGGTGATTTCCAATTTACAGTAAAAGAAATCACAAATTATGTGGAAGCTGAATTAAACCAGGAATTATTCGATCAAGTATTAGGCAAAGACGTAGCTACCAACGAAGAAGAATTTGTAGCTAAAATAAAAGAAGATCTTGAAAAAACTTTGGCCTTTGAAAGCGAGTACAAATTCTCTGTAGATGCCAAAGAAAAGTTGATGAAGAAAGTAAAAATAGATTTACCTGAAGCTTTTCTGAAACGTTGGATCTTAACAATCAATCACGACAAAGAAGAGATCACTCCTGAATCACTTGAAAAAGACATGCCTAAATATTTAGATGATTTAAGATGGCAGTTGATCAAGAATGAGATTCTGAAAGTGAACGAAATAAAAATAGAAGAAGCAGATGTATTGGAAGTGGCCAAAAAATCTGCAAAAATGCAGTTCATGCAATACGGCTTATCAAATATTCCGGAAGAGCACCTGGAGAATTATGCAAAAGACATCATGAACCAGGAAGAACAACGTAGAAATATGTCAGAGACAGCTGCGCAAGATAAGGTTTTAGCCTTCATTAAAGAGTCGGTTAAAATTGAAGAGAAAACAGTAAACCGGGAAGAATTCAACAAGCTTTTCGAAAATAACTAAAAAATAGGACGGACACAGCAAAGTCCTCCCCACAAAACGAAAGCCGTAGTATTCTGCTGATCAACAAAATACAAAGCCTTAAATTGCAATATGCATTTAAGGCTTTGTTCATTTGCAATAAGACATTATTTTTTTTTAATTTAGCTATCTAATATATTTTACAAAAAGAAAAAAATAATACCATGATAGATCCAAAAGATTTTCAAAAATATGCCACCAAACACATTGGCATAAACAGTCTTGCATTAGACAAGTACACTTCTGTAAGCAGTGGCTATATTTCGCCCACCATCATTGAAGAGCGTCAGTTAAACGTTGCCTCAATGGATGTATTTTCAAG comes from the Saccharicrinis fermentans DSM 9555 = JCM 21142 genome and includes:
- a CDS encoding ComEA family DNA-binding protein, which translates into the protein MKQKLLTFILLLFIINLHAQTPRDPSQVIEEILESISEKDINLNDQSQLFDELIELYERPININTMKTSDLEKLIFLSDLQIQRIKDYVQKMGPVHSKFQLQAIPGLTRTDIERLMMFVKMEPQYTIQTPYRYINGQLILRNQFDVEKARGYTIDTTATHYEGNRHHSYAKMQLQYGDHWSAGAVLDKDPGESLFPMDFISAYAMRKSDQLIKTLIIGDYHANFGQGLALWTGTSMGKTSEALGVRKRSNGFNKYASSNEYAFFRGVATTLAYKNMELSLFGSHKNRDADIKINEDSSLHIVESMPTTGYHRTPNEINKKNKLGQSTFGANLEYQYKKFSLSMGGFSQRYDADSIAVKQLYQLTAHEKTETSHYWVSYHYAFNKALSFGELAMDDNGDIALTNGLLLRPVDNVSLALSYRYFSNKYYSPWTNAISENSLPAGESGFYMGIKALPLSKTQLLAYVDIFKTNCPKYNIDGPFNGYDVSFQADYEFSQHFKLYVRYREKEKSKNSTSQDLPDYTTTTSNTRKIRLHTDFEVDANWTLQMRIEKSFYKETNEGSSEGILAYSGIKYTQNKMSCWLRYSVFDTDNYNTRLYAYENDLLYNFYTPAFQGEGSRFYGMVSYQLAKKIKLWIKAGRTRYYDRDEIGSGLQTIPGQSRTNIRMQIQIKL
- the recQ gene encoding DNA helicase RecQ, whose protein sequence is MGKKVDLGVHLKKHFGFDTFKGNQEEVIENVLKGNDTFVLMPTGGGKSLCYQLPALILPGTAIIISPLIALMKNQVDAIRNISEDDGIAHFLNSSLTKAAVTKVKEDMMSGKTKLLYVAPESLTKDENIEFLKQVEISFYAVDEAHCISEWGHDFRPEYRRIRPIIEEIGSKPLIALTATATPKVQSDIQKSLGMVGSMVFKSSFNRPNLYYEVRSKKHATKQIIKILKENVGKSAIIYCLSRKKVEELAETLVVNGIKARAYHAGMDATKRAGNQDAFLMEETDVIVATIAFGMGIDKPDVRLVIHYDIPKSLEGYYQETGRAGRDGGEGKCITFYSYKDIQKLEKFMQGKPIAEQEIGKQLLFETVSYAESSICRRKILLHYFGEKYNEENCDTCDNCCHPKEQSEGKDNVLTMLRAVLELKERFKAEYMVAFLTGEANSAIKSYKHHEHEMFGVGKDKDGKYWKAVVRQLLVAGLLVKEIENYGILKVSEEGKEFINKPRSFMITQEHDFDTEDVEESSGGGTAAVDPQLFSMLKDLRKKISKKKNLPPFVIFQDPSLEAMAIHYPISLEEMMNIPGVGSGKAHRFGKDFVELIKKHVEENEIERPIDMVVKSVANKSKNKIAVIQSIDRMIPLDDIAESRGLDMNELISEIESIVYSGTRVNIDYYIDQVMDEDRRDDIFYYFKEDAETDDIASALEELGEDEYSEENIRLVRVKFLSEVGN
- the tatC gene encoding twin-arginine translocase subunit TatC, with product MAESGNEEMTFLQHLEELRWHLVRSFASIVVVAILAFLYKDILFDVIIFGPSNPGFFTNHLLAQIADKFNMPALRINQETIKFQNILMAGQFTMHLKVSFIAGIVVAFPYIFWEFWRFIKPALYQQEIKHSRGAIFFASILFSVGILFAYYIICPLSVHFLATYHVSDKVENILNLGSYISTITSIVLAGGLIFELPILIYFLAKIGIVSAETLKKYRRHSIVVSLLLAAIITPPDMISQVLVCVPLIFLYEGGILIAKNVERKRTKEEAERS
- the lptB gene encoding LPS export ABC transporter ATP-binding protein — protein: MAEENLVLHTDKLVKRYKNRTVVKGVSVRVEQGEIVGLLGPNGAGKTTTFYMTVGLVTPNEGDIYLNDTVITKEPVYKRAQRGIGYLAQEASVFRKMSIEDNIKAVLEMTKFSKQYQKERLEELLNEFGLGHIRKSLGIQLSGGERRRCEIARALAINPKFILLDEPFAGVDPIAVQDIQEIVAKLKYKNIGILITDHNVHETLSITDRAYLLFEGNILKAGTAEELAEDPEVRRLYLGNDFELKRRTFNVGN
- the tig gene encoding trigger factor: MNISKENIDDLNAVLKLTVEKDDYESRVDEVLKDYRKKANMPGFRPGKVPFGMIKKMYGKHVLAEQVNKIVSDEISKYLFESKLNILGEPLPSETQETIDFETQENFQFNFDVAIAPAFEIKLSKREKLPYYTIEVTDEMLDQQVKQATSRFGTSESAEEATEESMIKGDLVQLDQEAKVLEGGITAEDTVISAVSIKDEETKAKLIGAKAGEVIIISPKKAFEDASQISYMLKVSAEEAEQIDGDFQFTVKEITNYVEAELNQELFDQVLGKDVATNEEEFVAKIKEDLEKTLAFESEYKFSVDAKEKLMKKVKIDLPEAFLKRWILTINHDKEEITPESLEKDMPKYLDDLRWQLIKNEILKVNEIKIEEADVLEVAKKSAKMQFMQYGLSNIPEEHLENYAKDIMNQEEQRRNMSETAAQDKVLAFIKESVKIEEKTVNREEFNKLFENN